One Drosophila willistoni isolate 14030-0811.24 chromosome XL unlocalized genomic scaffold, UCI_dwil_1.1 Seg142, whole genome shotgun sequence genomic region harbors:
- the LOC6644646 gene encoding putative odorant receptor 19b — MPNEVVSTRAFDHHWILWQLFGMHPPKRKALWHRYYTIYSVVIISYCFIFIPMTLIGQALAATSLASICEAICVAAPDAFEVLKLANVWRIRDQLQESHTIFRQLDKRLSTRSERQVIHGTVRLAKRIFKATFVVFMILLATGIINIIISKDRILIFPAWIPWDYKKNGDVFLLTVIFNFLGLLMNALCALNNDSYPVTYVTMVAAHLEALSIRASRIGHDRELLERQHRQHLIECIQDHQLILKLVKIMQSTLSMAFFFQFFCTALAQCAAIFFLAYVKTNFSRTLHMIILIVAITNETVFICYAVEVLNQSGEMLSKGIYNCNWLSRPTEFRRDLLIMLMRSQRSTSITAAGLVSVRLNTIITVIKGSYTLFTLLNAIS; from the exons atgccCAACGAAGTGGTCTCAACGCGAGCCTTTGACCATCATTGGATTTTGTGGCAACTGTTTGGAATGCATCCACCCAAAAGAAAGGCACTATGGCATCGCTATTACACGATTTACAGTGTGGTAATTATATCATACTGTTTTATATTCATACCCATGACTTTAATTGGACAAGCTTTGGCTGCGACATCCCTGGCCTCTATTTGTGAGGCGATTTGCGTGGCCGCGCCCGATGCCTTTGAGGTGTTGAAGTTGGCCAACGTATGGCGGATACGGGATCAGTTGCAGGAGAGTCATACGATTTTTCGGCAACTGGACAAACGTCTGAGTACACGATCCGAAAGACAAGTCATTCATGGCACTGTACGTCTAGCCAAACGCATTTTCAAAGCAACCTTCGTTGTGTTCATGATTTTATTGGCCACTggtataataaatataataatttcaaaGGATCGGATATTAATATTTCCCGCTTGGATACCATGGGATTACAAAAAGAATGGAGATGTTTTTCTATTAACagtaatttttaattttcttggCCTATTGATGAATGCACTGTGTGCCCTAAACAATGACTCGTATCCTGTAACCTATGTAACCATGGTGGCTGCCCATCTTGAGGCACTTAGCATAAGAGCCTCTAGGATTGGACATGATCGTGAATTATTGGAACGGCAGCATCGTCAACATTTGATAGAATGCATTCAGGATCATCAGTTGATATTGAA ATTAGTGAAAATTATGCAGTCAACGTTGTCtatggcatttttttttcaattctttTGCACAGCCCTTGCCCAATGCGCTGCCATTTTTTTTCTGGCCTATGTGAAAACGAATTTCTCACGAACTCTTCACATGATTATTCTCATTGTGGCCATAACAAACGAGACAGTGTTTATTTGCTATGCGGTCGAAGTGCTTAATCAGTCCGGTGAGATGCTCTCCAAGGGCATCTATAATTGCAATTGGCTGAGTCGACCAACTGAGTTTCGACGTGATCTATTGATCATGTTAATGCGCTCACAACGTTCTACTAGCATAACGGCAGCAGGCTTAGTATCTGTACGACTAAACACCATAATTACG GTTATCAAAGGATCTTATACCCTGTTTACATTGTTAAACGCAATAAGTTAA